In Candidatus Polarisedimenticolaceae bacterium, a genomic segment contains:
- a CDS encoding YheC/YheD family protein, which produces MNLIGFHYNRSLLDRRWRLSPSVVNRVALIDAALREAGLRLFVYGPQHVRAGTDHVEGWLFEDGNYLPTTAAIPVVNGNWTHRTRRLLEQGMGYQEFGRWAEARGIRIYVPHAFSELLGNKHETYKLVRGFHESLHPHCELYTRSERQLEYFVETGRLTFLKPCSGSKGNRIITVRRDTTGLSVTHYEAGARRRHAVASVRAAAEFVRGLVEGKRQYVIQHGVETLRHDGSTFDIRVTMLHDGDTWNWLHEVRRSPEGSDVSNVSQGGKTVVTEELLFDLLGPEGAQEMLYELRNESFGLAAYLERLHPGDILEVAFDFAIDREGRLRLLEINTKPGLAGIGADVRIFERRPEQEPLFERWVYPHARHLARFLIRKHQRLR; this is translated from the coding sequence ATGAATCTCATCGGGTTCCATTACAACCGTTCGCTCCTGGACCGGCGCTGGCGGCTCAGTCCGTCGGTGGTCAATCGGGTCGCCCTGATCGACGCGGCGCTCAGGGAGGCCGGGCTGCGACTGTTCGTCTACGGCCCGCAGCACGTCCGCGCCGGGACCGACCACGTGGAGGGATGGCTGTTCGAGGACGGCAACTACCTTCCGACGACGGCGGCGATTCCGGTCGTGAACGGCAACTGGACGCACCGCACGCGCCGGCTGCTCGAACAGGGGATGGGTTACCAGGAGTTCGGACGGTGGGCCGAAGCGCGGGGGATCCGCATCTACGTCCCCCACGCCTTCTCGGAGCTGCTGGGAAACAAACACGAGACGTACAAGCTGGTGCGAGGGTTCCACGAGTCCCTGCACCCCCATTGCGAGCTGTACACCCGATCCGAGCGGCAGCTCGAGTATTTCGTCGAGACCGGGCGCCTCACCTTTCTCAAACCCTGCTCCGGCAGCAAAGGCAACCGGATCATCACCGTTCGTCGGGACACGACCGGGCTGTCCGTGACCCACTACGAGGCGGGAGCGCGGCGCCGCCACGCGGTGGCGTCGGTACGGGCGGCGGCGGAGTTCGTGCGCGGGCTGGTCGAGGGGAAGAGGCAATACGTGATCCAGCACGGGGTCGAGACCCTGCGCCACGACGGGTCGACCTTCGACATCCGGGTCACGATGCTGCACGACGGCGACACCTGGAACTGGCTGCACGAGGTAAGGCGGTCGCCGGAAGGCAGCGACGTCTCGAACGTGAGCCAGGGGGGGAAGACGGTCGTCACGGAGGAGCTGCTCTTCGACCTGCTGGGCCCCGAGGGTGCGCAGGAGATGCTCTACGAGCTACGGAACGAGTCCTTCGGGCTCGCCGCGTACCTGGAGCGTCTCCATCCCGGCGACATCCTCGAGGTGGCCTTCGATTTCGCGATCGACCGAGAGGGTCGGTTGAGGCTTCTCGAGATCAACACCAAGCCCGGGCTCGCCGGGATCGGCGCGGACGTCCGCATCTTCGAGAGGCGGCCCGAGCAGGAGCCGTTGTTCGAGCGCTGGGTGTATCCGCACGCGCGGCACCTCGCCCGCTTCCTCATCCGCAAACATCAGCGCCTGCGCTGA